Proteins encoded in a region of the Pseudomonadota bacterium genome:
- the purD gene encoding phosphoribosylamine--glycine ligase, giving the protein MKVLIVGSGGREHALAWKASQSPLVDEVLVAPGNAGTGGEPGMRNVPVSADDIEGLLDLARQEKIGLTIVGPETPLVNGICDRFAAEGLRCFGPCKAAARLEGSKAFSKDFMARHGIPTARHRTFEQLDPALAWLKEAGTPIVIKADGLAAGKGVVVANTESEAETALRDMLEQKRFGEAGGRVIMEEFLPGEEASFIVICDGKNILPLATSQDHKTRDDGDVGPNTGGMGAYSPAPVVTPQVHGRVMREIIEPTVSGMAADGNPYTGFLYAGLMIDDTGAPSVVEFNCRFGDPEAQPVLARLRSDLVMLCDAALDGRLDQVEANWDQRVSLGVVMAAGGYPGSYAGGNPIAGLDRANADHGKVFHAGTKLEGGEIVTAGGRVLCVVALADTIAEAQQCAYALTEKIHWKDAFYRRDIGHRALAR; this is encoded by the coding sequence ATGAAAGTGCTGATTGTGGGTAGCGGCGGGCGCGAGCATGCGCTGGCCTGGAAAGCGAGCCAGTCGCCGCTGGTCGATGAAGTCCTGGTCGCGCCGGGCAATGCCGGGACTGGCGGCGAGCCCGGTATGCGAAACGTTCCTGTTTCTGCAGACGATATCGAGGGCTTGCTGGACCTGGCCAGACAGGAGAAGATCGGACTGACCATCGTCGGACCGGAAACCCCGCTGGTCAACGGCATCTGCGATCGTTTTGCCGCCGAGGGCCTGCGTTGTTTCGGCCCCTGCAAGGCCGCAGCGCGGCTGGAAGGCTCAAAGGCGTTCAGCAAGGACTTCATGGCCCGTCACGGTATCCCGACGGCAAGACATCGAACTTTCGAGCAGCTCGACCCGGCACTGGCATGGCTAAAAGAGGCCGGCACGCCGATCGTTATCAAGGCCGATGGCCTGGCGGCGGGGAAAGGGGTCGTGGTCGCCAACACTGAATCCGAGGCCGAGACCGCACTACGGGACATGCTGGAACAGAAGCGCTTTGGCGAGGCCGGCGGCCGGGTCATCATGGAAGAATTTCTGCCAGGTGAGGAAGCCAGTTTTATCGTAATTTGCGATGGCAAAAATATCCTGCCGCTGGCCACCTCACAGGACCATAAAACCCGCGACGACGGCGATGTCGGCCCGAACACCGGCGGCATGGGAGCGTACTCCCCGGCGCCTGTCGTTACCCCGCAAGTACACGGTCGGGTCATGCGAGAGATCATCGAACCCACAGTCTCCGGCATGGCGGCTGATGGAAATCCCTACACCGGCTTCCTGTATGCCGGGCTCATGATTGACGATACCGGCGCTCCCAGCGTCGTGGAATTCAATTGCCGTTTCGGCGACCCGGAGGCGCAACCGGTCTTGGCGCGGCTGCGCTCCGACCTGGTCATGCTGTGCGATGCCGCACTGGATGGGCGACTCGACCAGGTCGAGGCCAACTGGGACCAGCGCGTGTCACTGGGCGTGGTGATGGCAGCGGGTGGATACCCAGGCAGTTATGCCGGCGGCAATCCCATAGCAGGACTCGATCGGGCCAATGCCGACCATGGCAAGGTGTTTCACGCAGGCACCAAATTAGAAGGTGGCGAGATCGTTACCGCCGGCGGCCGCGTACTCTGTGTCGTGGCTTTGGCCGATACCATCGCCGAAGCACAACAATGCGCCTACGCGTTAACCGAAAAAATACACTGGAAAGACGCTTTTTATCGCCGCGATATCGGCCACCGCGCGCTCGCGCGCTAA